One window of Chryseobacterium sp. JJR-5R genomic DNA carries:
- a CDS encoding catalase translates to MPDPLKYNKEYDKLTADEEKLLEINKKSISDFVEQSPTTSDINYATRNAHAKTYAVVKGEFLIAKGIPEEFQPFFDEEKYDLTIRFSNAHLKVKRGKKDIPAYGFAVKIKDNNGMLIANYPMVNFPLFPINSVSTFLKLFTSVNQFFVKKWNSFSLLLQLIKVIPSTFTASFAKNVIKLWNKRNDFILSFDFHSVGVYRLGDHMMKIKLKPQGVDRHFGKKLKVKDAIEQYLNNQDFTADVLIQICYNLKHQPVNQLNVEWKKSPYVKIGEVRIERNSLLDATSCDNEMLSFNPFENKLFFQPVGKIQRLRDEAYKVSVQTRRKINKLLKYQR, encoded by the coding sequence ATGCCAGATCCATTAAAATACAATAAGGAATACGATAAGCTGACTGCAGACGAAGAGAAACTTCTTGAAATTAACAAAAAAAGCATTTCGGATTTCGTTGAACAGTCACCTACGACGAGTGACATTAACTACGCCACGCGTAATGCCCATGCGAAGACCTACGCGGTTGTGAAGGGCGAATTTTTAATTGCCAAAGGTATTCCTGAGGAATTCCAGCCGTTTTTTGATGAGGAAAAATATGATTTGACCATCAGGTTCTCCAATGCGCACCTTAAAGTTAAACGTGGTAAAAAAGACATTCCTGCCTATGGTTTTGCCGTTAAAATAAAGGATAACAACGGTATGCTCATCGCGAATTACCCGATGGTTAATTTTCCTTTATTCCCGATTAATTCCGTAAGTACTTTTTTAAAACTGTTCACTTCAGTAAACCAGTTCTTTGTTAAAAAATGGAACTCTTTTTCCCTGCTGCTGCAGCTTATCAAAGTAATTCCTTCTACGTTTACCGCTTCCTTTGCGAAAAATGTGATTAAACTCTGGAATAAGAGAAATGATTTTATTTTATCATTCGATTTCCATTCTGTAGGCGTATACCGCCTGGGAGACCATATGATGAAGATTAAGCTGAAACCGCAGGGCGTGGACAGGCATTTCGGAAAAAAATTAAAAGTAAAGGATGCGATTGAGCAGTATTTAAACAATCAGGATTTTACAGCTGATGTTCTGATCCAGATCTGTTATAATTTGAAGCACCAGCCTGTCAACCAGCTGAATGTGGAATGGAAAAAGTCCCCCTATGTAAAAATCGGGGAAGTAAGGATTGAAAGGAATTCGCTTCTGGATGCCACATCCTGTGACAACGAAATGCTGTCATTTAATCCTTTTGAAAACAAACTTTTCTTTCAGCCTGTAGGGAAAATCCAGAGGCTCAGGGATGAGGCGTACAAAGTTTCTGTCCAGACCCGACGGAAGATCAATAAGCTTCTGAAATACCAGCGGTAA